A single genomic interval of Chrysemys picta bellii isolate R12L10 chromosome 8, ASM1138683v2, whole genome shotgun sequence harbors:
- the RGS18 gene encoding regulator of G-protein signaling 18 isoform X1, with protein sequence MENPLFLFPHLNISSLKEKTYCKATKSTNKEETNKEIKTRSKEKRNRLSLLLQKAEFHENVNLEKFENLTKGSSVTPEEAVRWGESFDKLLSQKAGLDAFTRFLKTEFSEENIEFWTACEDYKKNRASHQLLPKAKTIYETFIRKDAPKEVNLDFHTKEVTAQNITHPTLDSFDAAQAKVYRLMEQDSYPRFLKSDIYLDLIKGRQHSGHPALRRRSRSFTVNEFQDVQSDFTIWL encoded by the exons atggagaatccactgtttTTATTTCCCCATCTAAACATTTCCTCTTTGAAGGAGAAGACCTATTGTAAAGCTACAAAATCCACAAATAAAGAGGAGACAAACAAAGAAATCAAGACCAG gtcaaaggaaaaaagaaataggCTGAGCCTTCTCCTGCAAAAGGCTGAATTCCATGAAAATGTCAATCTTGAGAAGTTTGAGAACTTGACAAAAGGTTCAAG TGTGACCCCTGAAGAAGCAGTGAGATGGGGTGAATCCTTTGACAAACTGCTTTCCCAGAAAG CTGGTCTGGATGCCTTTACAAGGTTTCTAAAAACTGAGTTCAGCGAGGAGAACATTGAGTTTTGGACAGCCTGTGAGGATTATAAGAAGAACAGAGCATCTCATCAACTTCTTCCTAAAGCCAAGACAATTTATGAGACATTCATAAGGAAAGATGCTCCAAAAGAG GTTAACCTTGACTTTCACACGAAAGAAGTCACCGCTCAGAACATTACTCACCCTACACTTGACAGCTTTGATGCAGCACAGGCCAAAGTCTACAGGCTGATGGAACAAGACAGTTACCCCCGCTTCCTGAAATCTGACATTTATTTAGACCTGATTAAAGGAAGGCAGCACTCTGGCCATCCTGCTCTTAGAAGGCGATCACGCTCTTTTACCGTCAATGAATTCCAGGATGTGCAATCAGACTTTACCATTTGGTTATAA
- the RGS18 gene encoding regulator of G-protein signaling 18 isoform X2 has translation MENPLFLFPHLNISSLKEKTYCKATKSTNKEETNKEIKTSVTPEEAVRWGESFDKLLSQKAGLDAFTRFLKTEFSEENIEFWTACEDYKKNRASHQLLPKAKTIYETFIRKDAPKEVNLDFHTKEVTAQNITHPTLDSFDAAQAKVYRLMEQDSYPRFLKSDIYLDLIKGRQHSGHPALRRRSRSFTVNEFQDVQSDFTIWL, from the exons atggagaatccactgtttTTATTTCCCCATCTAAACATTTCCTCTTTGAAGGAGAAGACCTATTGTAAAGCTACAAAATCCACAAATAAAGAGGAGACAAACAAAGAAATCAAGACCAG TGTGACCCCTGAAGAAGCAGTGAGATGGGGTGAATCCTTTGACAAACTGCTTTCCCAGAAAG CTGGTCTGGATGCCTTTACAAGGTTTCTAAAAACTGAGTTCAGCGAGGAGAACATTGAGTTTTGGACAGCCTGTGAGGATTATAAGAAGAACAGAGCATCTCATCAACTTCTTCCTAAAGCCAAGACAATTTATGAGACATTCATAAGGAAAGATGCTCCAAAAGAG GTTAACCTTGACTTTCACACGAAAGAAGTCACCGCTCAGAACATTACTCACCCTACACTTGACAGCTTTGATGCAGCACAGGCCAAAGTCTACAGGCTGATGGAACAAGACAGTTACCCCCGCTTCCTGAAATCTGACATTTATTTAGACCTGATTAAAGGAAGGCAGCACTCTGGCCATCCTGCTCTTAGAAGGCGATCACGCTCTTTTACCGTCAATGAATTCCAGGATGTGCAATCAGACTTTACCATTTGGTTATAA